In Rhinolophus ferrumequinum isolate MPI-CBG mRhiFer1 chromosome 25, mRhiFer1_v1.p, whole genome shotgun sequence, the following proteins share a genomic window:
- the SLC8B1 gene encoding mitochondrial sodium/calcium exchanger protein gives MAGRQLNLHWVLHLLCVLMMVRTVSGASSPPTGTHTSPEFPASGVNQTPVVDCRDVCSLNASDRCDFIRTNPDCHSEGGYLDYLEGIFCHFPPHLLPLVITFYAFWLLYLFLILGVTAGKFFCPNLSAISTVLKLSHNVAGVTFLAFGNGAPDIFSALVAFSDPHTASLALGALFGAGVLVTTVVAGGIAILRPFTAASRPFLRDIIFYMVAVFLTFTALYLGRVTLAWALGYLGLYVFYVFTVVLCTWIYQWQRSRSLVYSMPGTPEMPSDSEDDRVSSTTNSYDYREECQPLLFYQETTAQILVRALNPLDYRKWRYKPAYWKVLKVFKLPVEFLLLLTVPLVDPDQEDRNWKRPLNCLHLVISPLVLVLTLQSGAYGVYEIGGLFPVWGVVVIVGTALAAVTFFATSNSEPPRLHWLFAFLGFLTSALWINAAATEVVNILRSLGVVFQLSNTVLGLTLLAWGNSIGDVFSDFTLARQGYPRMAFSACFGGIIFNILVGVGLGCLLQLSRGHVEVKLEPDGLLVWVLAGALGLSLVCSLVSVPLQCFQLNKVYGFCLLLFYANFLVVALLTEFGVIHLKSM, from the exons atgGCCGGCAGACAGCTGAATCTGCACTGGGTGCTGCATTTACTCTGTGTGCTGATGATGGTGAGGACAGTGTCCGGGGCCAGCAGCCCACCTACAGGGACCCACACCAGCCCCGAGTTTCCAGCCTCAGGTGTGAACCAGACCCCTGTGGTAGAT TGTCGTGATGTGTGCAGCCTCAATGCCTCTGACCGATGTGACTTCATCCGGACCAACCCTGACTGCCACAGCGAGGGGGGCTACCTGGACTACCTGGAAGGCATCTTCTGCCACTTCCCCCCGCACCTCCTCCCTCTGGTCATCACCTTCTAT GCTTTCTGGCTGCTTTACCTGTTTCTGATTCTGGGAGTCACGGCGGGCAAGTT TTTCTGCCCTAACTTGTCAGCCATTTCCACCGTGCTCAAACTTTCCCACAATGTGGCA GGCGTCACCTTCCTGGCATTTGGGAACGGCGCACCCGACATCTTCAGTGCCCTGGTGGCTTTCTCGGATCCGCACACAGCCAGCCTGGCCCTTGGGGCACTGTTTG GTGCGGGCGTGCTGGTCACCACGGTGGTGGCCGGAGGCATTGCCATCCTACGCCCCTTCACGGCCGCCTCCAGGCCCTTCCTCAGGGACATCATCTTTTACATGGTGGCCGTGTTCCTGACCTTCACCGCACTCTACCTCGGCAGGGTCACGCTGGCATGGGCCCTGG GTTACCTAGGCTTGTACGTGTTCTATGTGTTCACTGTGGTTCTCTGTACCTGGATCTACCAGTGGCAGCGGAGCAGAAGCCTGGTCTACTCCATGCCTGGTACTCCAG AGATGCCCTCAGATTCCGAGGACGATCGGGTGTCCTCCACTACCAACAGCTACGATTACA GGGAAGAGTGCCAGCCGCTGCTCTTCTACCAGGAGACCACAGCTCAGATCCTCGTGCGTGCACTCAACCCCCTGGATTACAGGAAGTGGAGGTACAAGCCTGCCTACTGGAAGGTCCTCAAGGTGTTCAAG CTGCCCGTGGAGTTCCTGCTGCTCCTCACCGTCCCCCTCGTGGACCCTGACCAGGAAGATAGAAACTGGAAACGGCCCCTCAACTGCCTGCACCTGGTGATAAGCCCGTTGGTATTGGTCCTGACGCTGCAGTCGGGAGCCT ATGGCGTCTATGAGATAGGTGGCCTCTTTCCTGTCTGGGGTGTGGTGGTGATTGTGGGCACAGCCTTGGCTGCCGTGACCTTTTTTGCCACATCTAACAGCGAGCCGCCCAGGCTTCACTGG ctcttTGCTTTCCTGGGCTTCCTGACCAGTGCCCTGTGGATCAATGCAGCTGCTACGGAGGTGGTGAACATCCTGCGGTCCCTGGGCGTGGTCTTCCAGCTGAGCAACACTGTGCTGGGGCTCACGCTGCTGGCCTGGGGGAACAGCATCGGAG ATGTCTTCTCTGATTTCACGCTGGCCCGCCAGGGCTACCCGCGGATGGCGTTCTCAGCCTGTTTTGGTGGCATCATCTTCA ACATCCTGGTGGGCGTGGGACTGGGCTGCCTGCTGCAGCTCTCCAGGGGCCACGTGGAGGTGAAG CTGGAGCCAGACGGACTGTTGGTGTGGGTCTTGGCGGGCGCCCTGGGCCTCAGCCTCGTCTGTTCCCTGGTCTCGGTTCCACTGCAGTGCTTCCAGCTGAACAAAGTCTATGGCTTCTGCCTGCTCCTCTTCTACGCGAATTTCCTCGTGGTGGCCCTGCTCACGGAATTTGGAGTGATTCACTTGAAAAGTATGTGA